Part of the Paenibacillus sp. JNUCC32 genome is shown below.
CTCAAGGGAACGCTGCTTGCAGAACGCTATTTTGGCGGTCTCGCAGCGCGCGGCACGACAGATATCGACCTGCTTGTGGGCAAGGAGGACTTGCATCGAGCCGCCACGCTGTTGACGAATGCTGGATTTGTTAAAGCTGCGGGCGATGCTACACATTTTCATGAAGAGTACGTCAAATCATTGGATAACGATAATTTTCCCTCGCTAACCATTGAATTGCATTGGAATATCAGCAGAGAGGATTTTACGGCTACGGATGTGTCACGTTTGTGGGACGAAGCTTGCGTGATGAGCGATTTTAATTACATTTACGAGCTAAGCCCGTTGCACACCTTTTACCATATTTGTCTGCACGGCATGAACCATCACATGATGTCGATGAAATACTTTGTTGACATTGCAACGCTTATACATTCCCTTGATACAAGGCTGGATTACGCGAAACTGTTGGATATGGCCGCTGCGGATCGAAATCTCTCGAAGGTATGGATCGCTTTGAATCTGGTTTACAGCATGTTCCCGCATCTTCAGGCACGATGGCCGCTGCCGCTGCTTTCATACAAGTTTAAATATCCAGGATGGAACCTTGAAAAGGCGCGTAAAGTTATGCAGGGTCGCAAGGGCTTTAGTTACTCATGGTTTAGGATGATGACCGCCTTCACGGTCCATGATACTTGGAGGCAGCGCTGGTCCCAGGTAGGATTCCTTATCTGGAATTTGCCGCTGCTATGGATAAGAAAACGTGAAATTTTCAGATAGGATATTTTTACTATTTATTGGTTGCGATATGTAGCATTATCTAGTTGACATGATACAAATTGTATCATAAACTAATGCTCAAGAAGGAGGTGTTAAGTATGAAAAAGACCTACGAGGCTCCAAAAATTTTGGCACAGGGCAAAGTGGAGTTTGGCACGACTCGTCCCAGCAACCCGGGCGGCGGCGGAAACCCTATTTGGTAGTATTTATACATTCCTTTGTTCATCGTTCCATAAAGCGCTTCGCTGGAATTGAATTATTATAGGTGGAAGTCGAGGTTGATCATATGTATGTAGCAACGGCAATAGTCGGAAAGTCCCGGGTGTCCTTTAAAACCGAATCGAAACGGATAGCCGAATTTGTCGCCAAGCGATTTAGGGTATCCGCCATTTCCGGTCAGGATCCTCAGGCTGATTTGTATGTTCGTATTCGAGGTGGGTACGGAGAGCCATTTGATGATGGACCTGTCCAGATTTCTGTATCCGAACATCTAATTAACTTCAAACGCTGTGATTATCATATGATTTCATCCCGGGATTACAGTTCGGCGGAAATCCATGTCTATGACGAGTTTGCCCTGAAGCATGCATTAATTAATTTGTACAGCTCATGGCTAATCCATGGAGAGCGCGGACTGCTGATCCATTCCTCTTGTGTGGTTCAAGACGGCAAAGCGTGGATGTTCGCAGGCCAATCCGGTGCAGGTAAGTCGACTGTCGCTGAGCTGTCGCGTCCCCGTCCGATTTTATCTGATGAAGCTACGTTTCTGTACATAGAAGAAAACGGACGTGTAACCGTGTTCGATTCTCCATTTCGCAGCGAGATGGAGAATCCCTGTGAACTTGAGGAAGCCGAATTATCCGGCATCCATTACATTATTCAATCCCCTGAAGTGGAGCGTGTGTCCATAACGCCGTTAGACGGATTCGCGCTAATGCTGGATAAGGTGTTTTATTGGCGTCATGATCCTGAGGAAACAAGAAATATGATTGCTTTATGCAAGAAGGTAGTGCAGCAAGTACCTTCCTATCAGCTCTATTTTCAGAAAAATGATACGTTTTGGGAGAGGATTTCATGAGCCAAACACAAACGAGGCTGCTGATAAGAAACGAGCACGTTGAAAGCGAAATGATCGGAAACGAATGGATACTGCTGAACATGAAGGAGCATGTGGCAACCAAGCTGAATGAACTCGGGGGGTATATCTGGAGCATCATCCCGGAATATGGGCACATGGAAGGAATCATTGAAAAAATTGCGGAGGAGTATGACATTGACCGTCATACTGCTGAGCAGGACGTAAAACCATTTATTGAAGAACTGTTGGGCAGCGGCCTTCTGACGTATGCTGGATGAGGCCAGAATCGCCAACGAATGGATGGAAAGA
Proteins encoded:
- a CDS encoding PqqD family protein, translated to MSQTQTRLLIRNEHVESEMIGNEWILLNMKEHVATKLNELGGYIWSIIPEYGHMEGIIEKIAEEYDIDRHTAEQDVKPFIEELLGSGLLTYAG
- a CDS encoding nucleotidyltransferase family protein, with product MKNRDILVMFLDELYQGRLPSLSESQYDKLMEDVELFDIGPQVFSELQRKHLLLQIPEKFRRKLSSDANTVLLQNLFIKIELKKILQTFEASCIEAIPLKGTLLAERYFGGLAARGTTDIDLLVGKEDLHRAATLLTNAGFVKAAGDATHFHEEYVKSLDNDNFPSLTIELHWNISREDFTATDVSRLWDEACVMSDFNYIYELSPLHTFYHICLHGMNHHMMSMKYFVDIATLIHSLDTRLDYAKLLDMAAADRNLSKVWIALNLVYSMFPHLQARWPLPLLSYKFKYPGWNLEKARKVMQGRKGFSYSWFRMMTAFTVHDTWRQRWSQVGFLIWNLPLLWIRKREIFR